In Nonomuraea sp. NBC_00507, the following are encoded in one genomic region:
- a CDS encoding family 78 glycoside hydrolase catalytic domain codes for MDATNPRTCDMTDPLGVETARPVLSWQLTEGAQTAYHVVVDGLWDSGEVVSPDQRVAYDGTPLGSRERATWRVRVRDPQGRWSGWSESARFEMGLLHEEDWTASWITHPDWPVDDPRGGEGHPLPLLAREFTLDEPVDSARLHIAGLGIYVATLNDAVVSDALAPPYTDARKRVVYATHDVTDLLRPGTNELVIELGPGITHVYPHQDRYMKFFGSQAAPRAIAQLEAGSTRICTDASWRAAGSATIRSHWYGGEDHDARREPSGRRPAAVVDAPATALRSSLRPPITVVDRLPGVRLAAADGTPVFDVGTVIAGWPELELDLPAGHHLRVVPGDQLDAYGRVVQSKPTTGAPIFNTYITRDGAQTWHPRFRYDGFRYVEVQGLPAGKGALTGLVLRAGNARTGEFGTSDELINGIHTIIDRAIQGNMYSVLTDCPHREKLGWLEQVHLLFDVVAYNYDVAAYCRELLVTIAEAQTPEGLVPDIAPEYVVFEGAFRDDPNWGSALVHVPWQLYRWYGDTTALETHFDAMARYVGYLTGRADGGLLRHGLGDWLAPDPTTPVELVSTWGYWRAVRTMARAAEVLGRDAKPYHALADHVAAAFAREYAPGSQASGVLALDLGVAPEAELDRVCASLKDGVTVGEVVLPALFRVLGRAGRHEELWEFARRTDHPSYGYQVRHGATALTEAWDGPTRGLSQNHYMLGAIDAWFYRHLAGIGQAPGSAGFRRLLVEPAVPGELAEVRAATATPYGRVAVAWQRDEDGFHLEVDVPPGSTAEVRLPVPACAPAGTVALGPRAFEVPAGHWRFG; via the coding sequence ATGGACGCGACGAACCCGCGCACGTGCGACATGACCGACCCGCTGGGCGTGGAGACGGCCCGGCCGGTCCTGAGCTGGCAGCTCACCGAGGGCGCGCAGACCGCCTACCACGTGGTGGTCGACGGGCTGTGGGACTCCGGCGAGGTCGTCAGCCCCGATCAGCGCGTCGCCTATGACGGGACGCCGCTGGGCAGCCGCGAAAGGGCGACCTGGCGGGTGCGGGTGCGCGACCCCCAGGGCCGCTGGTCGGGTTGGAGCGAGAGTGCCCGATTCGAGATGGGCCTGCTTCACGAGGAGGACTGGACGGCCTCCTGGATCACCCACCCGGACTGGCCGGTCGACGACCCGCGCGGGGGTGAGGGCCATCCGCTGCCGCTGCTGGCCAGGGAGTTCACCCTGGACGAGCCCGTGGACAGCGCCCGCCTGCACATCGCCGGCCTGGGGATCTACGTCGCCACGCTGAACGACGCCGTGGTGAGCGACGCGCTGGCGCCGCCGTACACGGATGCCCGCAAGCGCGTCGTCTACGCCACGCACGACGTCACCGACCTGCTGCGGCCCGGGACGAACGAGCTCGTCATCGAGCTCGGGCCCGGGATCACGCACGTCTACCCGCACCAGGACCGGTACATGAAGTTCTTCGGCTCCCAGGCCGCGCCGCGCGCGATCGCCCAGCTGGAGGCGGGCTCCACGCGCATCTGCACCGACGCGTCGTGGCGGGCGGCCGGGAGCGCGACGATCCGCTCGCACTGGTACGGCGGGGAGGACCACGACGCGCGCAGAGAGCCGTCCGGCCGGCGGCCGGCGGCCGTGGTGGACGCCCCTGCCACCGCCCTGCGCTCCAGCCTCCGCCCGCCGATCACGGTCGTGGACCGGCTGCCGGGCGTACGGCTGGCGGCGGCGGACGGCACGCCGGTGTTCGACGTCGGCACGGTGATCGCCGGCTGGCCGGAGCTGGAGCTGGACCTGCCCGCCGGGCACCACCTGCGCGTCGTCCCCGGCGACCAGCTCGACGCCTACGGGCGGGTGGTGCAGTCCAAGCCCACGACCGGCGCGCCGATCTTCAACACCTACATCACCCGCGACGGCGCCCAGACCTGGCATCCGCGCTTTCGCTACGACGGGTTCCGCTACGTCGAGGTCCAGGGCCTCCCCGCGGGCAAGGGCGCGCTCACCGGGCTGGTGCTGCGCGCGGGCAATGCCAGGACCGGCGAGTTCGGCACCTCCGACGAGCTGATCAACGGCATCCACACCATCATCGACCGGGCGATCCAGGGCAACATGTACAGCGTCCTGACCGACTGCCCGCACCGGGAGAAGCTGGGCTGGCTGGAGCAGGTCCACCTGCTCTTCGACGTGGTCGCCTACAACTACGACGTGGCCGCCTACTGCCGCGAGCTGCTGGTCACGATCGCCGAGGCGCAGACGCCCGAGGGGCTGGTGCCGGACATCGCGCCCGAGTACGTCGTGTTCGAGGGCGCCTTCCGCGACGACCCGAACTGGGGCAGCGCGCTGGTGCACGTGCCGTGGCAGCTCTACCGCTGGTACGGCGACACCACCGCCTTGGAGACGCACTTCGACGCCATGGCGCGGTACGTCGGCTACCTCACCGGCCGCGCCGACGGCGGCCTGCTGCGCCACGGTCTGGGCGACTGGCTCGCCCCCGACCCGACCACGCCCGTCGAACTGGTGTCGACGTGGGGCTACTGGCGGGCCGTCCGCACCATGGCCCGCGCCGCCGAGGTCCTCGGCCGCGACGCCAAGCCCTACCATGCCCTGGCCGACCACGTCGCCGCCGCCTTCGCCCGGGAGTACGCGCCGGGCAGCCAGGCGTCCGGCGTGCTCGCGCTCGACCTGGGCGTGGCCCCGGAAGCCGAGCTTGACCGCGTCTGCGCCTCGCTCAAGGACGGCGTCACCGTCGGCGAGGTCGTGCTGCCCGCGCTGTTCCGCGTGCTCGGCCGCGCGGGCCGGCACGAGGAGCTGTGGGAGTTCGCCCGCCGTACGGACCACCCGAGCTACGGCTACCAGGTACGCCACGGCGCCACCGCGCTCACCGAGGCCTGGGACGGCCCGACGCGAGGCCTGTCGCAGAACCACTACATGCTCGGCGCGATCGACGCGTGGTTCTACCGGCACCTGGCCGGCATCGGCCAGGCGCCCGGTTCGGCCGGGTTCCGGCGGCTGCTGGTCGAGCCCGCCGTACCGGGAGAGCTGGCCGAGGTGCGGGCGGCCACGGCCACGCCGTACGGGCGGGTCGCGGTGGCGTGGCAGCGGGACGAGGACGGGTTCCACCTGGAGGTGGACGTGCCGCCCGGGTCCACGGCCGAGGTGCGCCTGCCCGTCCCGGCGTGCGCGCCCGCCGGGACCGTGGCGCTGGGGCCGCGGGCGTTCGAGGTGCCGGCGGGCCACTGGAGGTTCGGATGA
- a CDS encoding alpha-L-fucosidase, which yields MSDWASLRRARVPEWFAAAKFGIWSHWGPQSVGRSGDWYARHLYGMRPGSEPWERRRAERQQAHHEKHFGRGGAKDLFSRWRAERFDPGELMDLYTAAGARYFVALATHCDNFDLWDSRLHPWNSVRVGPRRDIVGAWRRAAREAGLPFGLSFHQNWTWRWLDVATDRAWDGTGLDPADLYPEEHPPGAKPPQHVAEHFYARVREALGRYRPDLVYLDDTRMPFDEGSVVECDPPSPLGLELLRDYYDKNPEGIVTIKQVPDEDRTAVVLDCERRQLDDIQPHPWQFDTSDGEWFDCEDDSDLFHPRKTSRQIIHTLIDVVSKNGCLLLNIPQRADGTVDDRARTLLAEVGAWLEVCGEGVYGTTPWLRAGEGATGLGGTRGYEGYNEADHAYGPGDVRFTRRGETLYATLLGWPRGTASITSLGTTTGLLRRRPRRVELLGHGPVGWRLAPEALHADLPPEPPTTAAYMLKIT from the coding sequence ATGAGCGACTGGGCTTCCTTACGGCGGGCGCGCGTGCCGGAGTGGTTCGCCGCGGCCAAGTTCGGCATTTGGTCGCACTGGGGCCCGCAGTCGGTGGGCCGCTCGGGCGACTGGTACGCCCGCCACCTGTACGGCATGCGCCCCGGATCGGAGCCGTGGGAGCGGCGCCGCGCCGAACGCCAGCAGGCCCACCACGAGAAGCACTTCGGCCGGGGCGGCGCGAAGGACCTGTTCTCCCGCTGGCGCGCCGAGCGTTTCGACCCCGGCGAGCTCATGGACCTCTACACTGCCGCCGGAGCGCGCTACTTCGTCGCCCTGGCCACCCACTGCGACAACTTCGACCTGTGGGACTCCCGCCTGCACCCGTGGAACTCCGTCCGCGTCGGCCCGCGCCGCGACATCGTCGGCGCGTGGCGGCGGGCGGCCCGCGAGGCCGGGCTCCCTTTCGGGCTGAGCTTCCACCAGAACTGGACGTGGCGCTGGCTGGACGTGGCCACCGACCGGGCGTGGGACGGCACCGGCCTCGACCCGGCCGACCTCTACCCGGAGGAGCACCCGCCGGGCGCCAAGCCGCCCCAGCACGTCGCCGAGCACTTTTACGCCCGGGTCCGCGAGGCCCTCGGCCGCTACCGGCCCGACCTCGTCTACCTCGACGACACCCGCATGCCGTTCGACGAGGGCAGCGTGGTCGAGTGCGACCCGCCCAGCCCGCTCGGGCTGGAGCTGCTGCGCGACTACTACGACAAGAACCCCGAGGGCATCGTCACGATCAAGCAGGTCCCCGACGAGGACCGCACCGCCGTGGTCCTCGACTGCGAGCGCCGCCAGCTCGACGACATCCAGCCGCACCCGTGGCAGTTCGACACCAGCGACGGTGAGTGGTTCGACTGCGAAGACGACAGCGATCTGTTCCACCCGCGCAAGACGTCGCGCCAGATCATCCACACGCTCATCGACGTGGTCAGCAAGAACGGCTGCCTGCTCCTCAACATCCCGCAGCGCGCGGACGGCACGGTCGACGACCGCGCGCGCACCCTCCTGGCCGAGGTGGGCGCGTGGCTGGAGGTGTGCGGCGAGGGCGTGTACGGCACGACCCCCTGGCTGCGCGCCGGCGAGGGCGCCACCGGGCTGGGCGGCACCCGCGGCTACGAGGGCTACAACGAGGCCGACCACGCCTACGGCCCGGGCGACGTCCGCTTCACCCGCCGCGGCGAGACGCTCTACGCCACCCTGCTCGGCTGGCCACGCGGAACGGCCTCGATCACCAGCCTGGGCACCACCACCGGCCTCCTGCGGCGCAGGCCGCGGCGGGTGGAGCTGCTCGGCCACGGCCCGGTCGGCTGGCGGCTGGCCCCCGAAGCGCTGCACGCCGACCTCCCGCCCGAGCCGCCTACGACGGCCGCGTACATGCTCAAGATCACGTGA